The nucleotide sequence ACGGGCGGCGAGGCGCGCCACGCTGAAGCGCTCGCGCTCGCCTGCGCCAACCTGCGCACGGCGGGACTCAAGCGCAACCGCGGCTTCGGCAAGATCCGCTGCACGCTCTCGGGCGGCGAGGAACTTCTCTTGGCAGCGCTCGGAAAGGATGTGGGCTGATTGAAAGAGATGCGAAAAATTTCCTTGACGATCGAGGCGCTTTCGCCGCTCGTCCTCACGGCGGGCAGCCAAGGCGCGATCCTGACAGAATCGGGCGACGCCATCAGCGGCTCGATCGTGCGCGGCATGATCGCCGCGCGCTTCATCGAGGCGCAGAACCTCGGCAGAGCCGCCCACGAGTCCGAAGCCTTCCGCCGCCTTTTCGCGGGGGCGCTGAAATTCTCCGCCGCCTATCCGTCGAAAGGCGGCGAAAGCGCCATGCGCCTGCCGCTCTCGCTGCAAAAGGACAAGCTTTCCCCCGCCCTCGCCGACCTCTCAGCGTCGGACGGCACGGCGCTCAAGGGCTACAAGCCGCTCAAGGGCTGCGGCATCGTGCGCGGCGCGGCAATCGAGCGCGTGGAGACGAAGAAGAACATCTCTCTCCACATGAGCCGCGACGAGGACGGCGAACGTCTCGCGGGAAAGAGCACGGAGGGCGGCATCTACAGCTACGAGTCGCTGCTTCCGGGGCAAGCGTTCTGCGGCGAAATCGTCGGCGAAGCGGCGGACATTCAAGAGCTTTTGACGAGCATCGACTGCGAGGACGGCGCTTTCCTCAGCCAGATCGGCAAGTCGCGCTCCACGCAGTATGGACTGTGCCGCATCGCGCTCAATGCGCCCGCACCGCTCGAACCCCTTGCCCAATCGCTCCTTTCGAGCACTCTGCGCCTGCGCCTCGCGACGCCGCTCCTCTCGGACGCCGCATTCTCGAGGAACGCACGCGAGGTGCTCGACGAGGAAATTCTCGCACCGCTCAAAGAAAGCGCCGAATCCGACGACTTCTCCCTCGGGCGCATCTTCGCGGCTTCCGCCTCGGCGTCGAACTTCGTCGGCGTATGGAACATGCGCCGTCCCACGCAGTTCGGGCTGGACGCAGGCTCCATCTTCGAGTTGAAGAAGGCTTCGCCGTGGACGAGCCGCGACGCGGCGGCTCTTGCCGCCATCCTCGCCGAGGGCGCAGGCTCTCGCACGGAGGAGGGCTTCGGCAGACTCGCCCTGTGGACGGTCGATGCGCCGACGCTCTTTGAATCGACGCAGGAAAGGCCCGAGCGCCGCACCGTCAAGAGCGAACGCGCGCGCGCCATCGTCCGCGCCGTCCTGCGCCGGCGCATCGCCCAGAGCGTTCGCCTCGCGGCGTACAAGGACGCCTCTGCCCTCACGGGAAGGCTCGCGGGCATGACCCACGCTTTCGCGCGTCTTGAAGCGATGCTCGGGCCGCGTGAAGACCTCGAAGGCGCACCGGCACGCTTTCGCGCGAAATTCGCCGCCGAGGTCGGCGCAAAGCGCACGCCGCTCGCTCGCCATCTCGAAGGCGTGAAGCTCGGCGCGGCGGAGCTGCGCGACATCCTCCGAGGCGAGCGTCCTGAACTTTCGCCCTACGCTTCGCTCGACCTTTCGGCGGAAGTGCCGCAAGAGCTTGCCGAAGATGCAGGCTTTTCGCGTCCCGCGCTGAAAGACGACGGGGAAATCTTCTACGATTACTGGCTCTGGTTCTTCCGCCACGCGCGAAAGAGAGCCGTGCAGCAGCGAAAGGAGGCGGCTGACTGATGGCAGAGGCAAGTGTTTCAACAAACGGCCAGATGGCGTGCGTCACGAAGAAGATCCTCCTCGAAGGCACGCTCTCGCTCGACTCCCCGCTGCTCATCGGCACGGGGCTGACGGCTCGCGCGGTCCGGCAGGAAACCGACATGCAGGTTTTGAAAGATAAAAAGGGACGCCCCTTCATTCCCGGCACATCGCTCGCGGGCGTGCTGCGCACGCTGCTCGAAGATGAAGAGGCGGCGCTCCTCTTCGGCTCGGCAGAGCGCGGCGAGAAGGCAGGCGGCGCACAGAGCGCCATCGACGTCGAGGACGTGCTCCTCGAAGACGCTGCCATCGCCGTGCGCGACGGCGTGGGAATCGCGGACTTCGCACGCACGAGTATTGCAGGGCGCAAGTACAACTACGAAGCCGTCGAGCGCGGCGCGAAGGGACGGCTGCGCATGACCGTCACCGTGCGCCGCGCCCATGCGGAAAAGGGGCTGGAAGAAGCGGTGCAGACGCTCGCCGACCGCCTCGCCGCAGGCGTGCGCCTCGGTGCGCTGACCGCCAAGGGATTCGGCAAGGTCTCGGCGGCGGACGTCCGCATTTCCACCTACGATTTCAGCGACTTCGACGACGTGCGCCGCTGGCTCTTCCGCGAGGACGCCAAATGCATCGCTCACGGCAGCAAAGCGGCGGGAAAAAAGCGTGCGGGCGTCTTCTCCGTCGACGCCGCCTTCGCCATCCGCCGCTCGCTCATCGTGCGCGAAAACGACGTCGATGAAAAAGCGGCAGAACGCAAGGTCAAGTCGCAACAGAAGAAGAGCGGCACGGATTTCCTCATTCCGGGCACGAGCATCAAGGGCGCTCTTCGCCACCGCGCCCTCGAAATCCTGACGATTCTCAAGAAGCCCGCCGCCGCGCTCAACGGACTCATGGGCTGCAGCACGGACGCGCGGCGGCAGAAGAGCCGCTTCCTCGTCGACGAGGCCTACTTCCGAAAGGGCGTCAAGCCTCAAGCGCACGCGCGAAACCGCCTCGACTGCTTCACGGGCGGCACGGTCGACAGCGTCCTCTTCACCGATGAACCTGTCTGGCAGGAGAAGCCGGGCGAGGCGACGCTCCGTCTGCACTACGAAATCGAGAACTATGCGCCGTGGGAGGCGGGACTCGCCCTCTACCTGCTGCGCGACCTCTGGCAGGGCGCGATCCCCCTCGGCGGCGAAAGCTCCGTCGGGCGCGGACTCTTGGAAGGCATAGCGGCGACCGTCTCGTTCGATGATGAAGTCCTTGAAATCGGCGCGGCGGGCGCGGTGGAAAAAGCAGCTGCAGAAAAGCTCGAAGCCTTCGCCAAAGCTCTGCGCGACATGGAAGAGGAGGCGAAAAAAGCATGAAGAACACGGATTTCAGCGCTCCGCTCAAGATCGTCGGCCTCTCCTCCGAAAAGACGGCGGGACTTTGCGTCGACCTTTCCGAGCAGGCGCTTGAAGAAGCGCTCAGAACGCACATGAAGGAGGACGCGCTTCTCATCGTCTGGCAATTCCACCGCATCGTCTGGGGGCGTTGGCAGGCGGGCGCGATCCATCTCGCCGACGACGGCGCACTCGACACCTCGCTCATCGGGGAAATGCGCGCCTTCAACGAGACGGAGGAACTGCATCTTGTGAAAAAGCGCGGCAAGTTCCGCGGCCGCTACATCTTTGACAAGGACGGCGAAGGCACGGAAGCCGTCGACAGCGCCGCGCCGCTCTGGGGCGAGCGCACGGCGTGTGCGGGCGGCTATGTGACGCTCGCCGATGCGGGGCGCGGCCTCTCTCTGACCGTTCCCGCCGAAGAAGAGGGGGAGCGCTTCGCTCTCGTCACGCGCTGCTACATCGGCTACGACCCCGAGACGCAGCAGGCGGGCTACGAGGATATGCGCTACAAGGCGGTCGTGCCGCTGGAGGAGGGATAACGATGGCAGACGATTGGAGAGAAAAACTTGCCAAAGGATTCGGCAGGGACGTCCCCGAGGAAAAAGAGGAAAAGAAGGACTGGGGCGCCGCCTATGAGAAGGCGGAAAGCCGCCGACCGAGACGCGGCGGCGAAAGAAGCGGCGGCTATGGCGGCGGACGCGGGAACCAAGGCGGCGGCTACGGCAGACAGGGCGGCGGCTATCGCGGGCAAGGCGGCTACGGCGGACGCGGCGGTTATCGCGGACAGGGCGGCGGCGCATCGCCGCGCCCCAAGACGACGGAGCCTGCGAGCGCACCCTACAACTTCGTGTCACTGCCCGAGGCCATTGTGCCCGCGCCGCTCGACCAGGGACTCGACTGGCACAAGATGGAGGAGGATAAACGACTCACGCACTACCGCGACTATGTATGCGCCGACGGCGCGAAGAGCGGACGCATCGAACTTTCCCTTGAGACGCTGACCCCGCTCTTCATCGGCAGCGGCAGCAGCGGCGATACGAACGAATTCTTCTCGCCGACGGGCGAGCCGATCGTGCCGGGCAGCACGCTGCGCGGCTTCATCAAGCACATGGTGCGCATGGTATCGGGCGGCGCGATGCGCCCGGGCGCGGAATTCACCGAGCGCCACCTGTACTCGCGCGCGCTCGCCGACAGCCTCGCCAGCTTCCGCGACTACTACAAGGAGCGCATGGTGGAAAACATCACCGTGTCGAAAAAGACCGATGACGGCAGAACCATCGAGGTCGCAAAATCCGTTTCCAAGGCGAATGCGGGCTTTCTCATCGCCGTGCAGGGCAAATACTACGTTTGCCCCGCCGACAAGGAGAGCCTGAAGATTCCGCGTGGCGAAGAGCAGAACCGCGCCGAGATTCGCTGGCATCACAAGGAGCAGAGCGCCGATGTCATCACGGGACGCTCGCCGCAGAAGAAGTACATCTACTTCCGCATAAGCAAGGCGGATTGGAGCAAGGAGCGCCGTCTGCCCGTGCCCGAAAGCGTCCTCAAAGGCTACCGCGAGGACAAGAGCCGCGGACGCTTCGACCTCCTTGCCAACGGACTCAAGCGCAGGGAAGCGGCAGGCTTCACGCACGACGCCGAAATCAGCTTCTGCGCCCCATGCTTCTACATGGCGGAAGACGGCGTCGTGCAGCACTTCGGTCACGGGCGCTACTACCGCATCCCCTACGAGAAATCCATCGCTGACCATGTGCCTGCGGCGCTTCAAAAGGATACGATCGACTTCGCCGACGCCATCTTCGGCTGCAAGGCGCTTTGGGCGGGGCGCGTCATCTTCGAAGACGCCGTGCTCCAAGGCGCAGCCGACCAACTCGCGCCGTCGCGCTCCCATCCGCTGATGACGCCGAACCCCACCTCCTTCCAGCTCTACTTGGAGCAGACGGGAAAAGAGCCGCAGCATTGGGACAGTGATGCGCCGATCCGCGGTTATAAGCTCTACTGGCATCAGAAGGCGAGCGCCGACTCGTGGCGGCTCGACCCCGAGCGTGACAAGGTCGTCAAGGGCACGCAGGAAATCCGCCCCATCGCCGCCGGCGCACATTTTTCCGGCTCTATCCGCTTCAAGAACCTGCGCCCCGAAGAACTCGGCGCTCTGCTCGAAGTCTTCTCCCTCGGCGAGTCGGGCGAGGATATATGCTTCAAGATCGGGCAGGGAAAATCCCTCGGCCTCGGCTCGGTGCGCCTCAAGGCGCGTCTCCTGCTCGAAGACACCAAAGAGCAGTTCGCGGGACTCTTCACGGACGGCGCGTGGCGCGAAAGCCTCGAAGAGAGCACGGGCGAAGAATGCCTCGCCGCCTTCCGCCAGTGGCGCGAAGAGCATCTGGGTGAAGGAAAAGAATCCTTCGAGAAGAGCATGAAAGAGCTTCGCTGCCTGCTCGACTGGAACAAGACGAGCCTTCCCAAGTGGCAGAAAAAGACCGCCATGATGCGCATCGGCGACAAAAGCGACACGCGCTTCAAGGATCGTGTGATCTTGAAGCGCGCGCTCGACTTCGCACGCTGAGAAGGCAAGAAAAGGGGCTGTCGCACTTGAATCGTGTGCGGCAGCCCCTTTTTGTACATAAAAAGCATGGTCATGCAACTCATAGAACCTAACTATGCAGCAGACTTCAGCGATGAGAAAGCCAAGGACAGCCTCCTGCACGATCCGGGCTGTCACTATGATATGAGACAAAAGAGAGCGCATAGCAAAAGGTCTGAAGCCAATGGCTTCAGACCTGAAATTTCTTGGTGACTCCTATGGGATTCGAACCCATGAACCCGCCGTGAGAGGGCGGTGTCTTAACCACTTGACGAAGGAGCCGCATGAACACGATTTATTATATTACATATCCTGCAGTTTGGCAAGACTTTTTTTGAGCCGATCGAGAGAATTTTTTTTGCCGAGCAGGAAGAG is from Selenomonas sputigena ATCC 35185 and encodes:
- a CDS encoding RAMP superfamily CRISPR-associated protein — protein: MAEASVSTNGQMACVTKKILLEGTLSLDSPLLIGTGLTARAVRQETDMQVLKDKKGRPFIPGTSLAGVLRTLLEDEEAALLFGSAERGEKAGGAQSAIDVEDVLLEDAAIAVRDGVGIADFARTSIAGRKYNYEAVERGAKGRLRMTVTVRRAHAEKGLEEAVQTLADRLAAGVRLGALTAKGFGKVSAADVRISTYDFSDFDDVRRWLFREDAKCIAHGSKAAGKKRAGVFSVDAAFAIRRSLIVRENDVDEKAAERKVKSQQKKSGTDFLIPGTSIKGALRHRALEILTILKKPAAALNGLMGCSTDARRQKSRFLVDEAYFRKGVKPQAHARNRLDCFTGGTVDSVLFTDEPVWQEKPGEATLRLHYEIENYAPWEAGLALYLLRDLWQGAIPLGGESSVGRGLLEGIAATVSFDDEVLEIGAAGAVEKAAAEKLEAFAKALRDMEEEAKKA
- the csx19 gene encoding type III-D CRISPR-associated protein Csx19; this translates as MKNTDFSAPLKIVGLSSEKTAGLCVDLSEQALEEALRTHMKEDALLIVWQFHRIVWGRWQAGAIHLADDGALDTSLIGEMRAFNETEELHLVKKRGKFRGRYIFDKDGEGTEAVDSAAPLWGERTACAGGYVTLADAGRGLSLTVPAEEEGERFALVTRCYIGYDPETQQAGYEDMRYKAVVPLEEG
- a CDS encoding TIGR03986 family type III CRISPR-associated RAMP protein codes for the protein MADDWREKLAKGFGRDVPEEKEEKKDWGAAYEKAESRRPRRGGERSGGYGGGRGNQGGGYGRQGGGYRGQGGYGGRGGYRGQGGGASPRPKTTEPASAPYNFVSLPEAIVPAPLDQGLDWHKMEEDKRLTHYRDYVCADGAKSGRIELSLETLTPLFIGSGSSGDTNEFFSPTGEPIVPGSTLRGFIKHMVRMVSGGAMRPGAEFTERHLYSRALADSLASFRDYYKERMVENITVSKKTDDGRTIEVAKSVSKANAGFLIAVQGKYYVCPADKESLKIPRGEEQNRAEIRWHHKEQSADVITGRSPQKKYIYFRISKADWSKERRLPVPESVLKGYREDKSRGRFDLLANGLKRREAAGFTHDAEISFCAPCFYMAEDGVVQHFGHGRYYRIPYEKSIADHVPAALQKDTIDFADAIFGCKALWAGRVIFEDAVLQGAADQLAPSRSHPLMTPNPTSFQLYLEQTGKEPQHWDSDAPIRGYKLYWHQKASADSWRLDPERDKVVKGTQEIRPIAAGAHFSGSIRFKNLRPEELGALLEVFSLGESGEDICFKIGQGKSLGLGSVRLKARLLLEDTKEQFAGLFTDGAWRESLEESTGEECLAAFRQWREEHLGEGKESFEKSMKELRCLLDWNKTSLPKWQKKTAMMRIGDKSDTRFKDRVILKRALDFAR